Below is a genomic region from Xanthocytophaga agilis.
CTGATGATCCAATTCTGATTATTTTTGGATTTGCAATGTTTGCCATAGTAGTCCTGACTCATCAGAAAAACATCATCCGCCTTATTCATGGTGAAGAAAGCCGGACTAATATAAGATTTAGGAAGAAGTAACTTAACTAATCTTCCTAGACTGCTGACTATAAGATCTTTCAAAAATGCCTGATTTGTTCAATCAGGCATTTTTGTTTATTGGATAAGAAAGATATTTTGCTGATAAGTAAAAATTAGCCTTCCTGCTCTGTTTTTTCTGCTCTCACTTCTGCAAGTGGTCTGAAATTTCCTCCTTTTAAAGGATCTTCACCTTCTTTTTCGTAAGGGATTACTTCAAGGATATTTGTAATATTTACGTCTGTGATTATGTAATCCTGTATTTTACCAAGTCTTTCCTTTAATAAGTCATACGCTTCTCGTGGATCAGGAGCATTGATAAGCATATTGTAGGGCACTTTTTTCTCTTTCTGCGTTTTCTCATCAAAAGTGATATATTGTACTTTTAATTTATACCACGTTTCAGCGCCATCCTCTACAAAAAATACCTCACTTAATCGCATACGTGAAAGCTTGGAAAGGAAAAATTCTGCCAGGTTACTGGCTACGGAATCGTAAATGCGGGATTCTGCATCTGTATAAGAAACTGCATCCACCAGATGAACTTCTGTGATAGTCTTATTTATTCCCTTGTCATCAGGTTGTTGATAACGGATTGTTGCTTGATACCAAACCGGCATATAAGAAAGATAAAGTTAAAATTTCACAATTTAAATAAGCTCTGCATAAGAATGACTTCAAAGATAGCAACACCCATCCAGAATAAGAAAAAGAAAGATGTATATATGGAGAGTTGTTGTAGTAAACTGCTGGCTAGTAGTACATTATTATTGATTTATGAATTGGTAAAAAATAAGGGCCATAGTTTTAAAGCTATGACCCTTATATACATAAGTACTAACTATGTCAGAAAAATGTCATAATAAGTGTCCGGATACTTAAGCCAATAATTAAAACGCCTACCATAATCATCAATGTCCGTGTAGAGAATTTCTGGCATAGATAGGCCGCAAAAGGAGCCGCTACGCTGCCACCCAACACCAGACCAACAATAATTTGCCAGTTTCCTGCTCCAATCAATGTTACAAAGGTAATAGCTCCTGCCAATGCAATGAAAAATTCTGCAAGGTTTACAGACCCAATGGCATAGCGGGGCTGATGTCCTTTACTTAATAAAGTTGATGCGACAATAGGACCCCATCCACCGCCACCTACTGCATCCATAAATCCACCAAATAAGGCTAGAGGAGCCAGTGTTTTTTCATCACGAGGTTCTGTTTTTTTGCGGAAAGCTTTTCGAAGAACAATAACCCCCATTACCAGAAGATATACTGCAATATATGGTTTGATTACAGCACCATCAATACTAGTAAGTATATAAGCTCCAGCTATAGCTCCAATTACTCCTGGCAATACCAGACGTTTGAATAATTGTTTATTCACATTTCCCATCTTAAGATGAGACAAACCAGAAATTCCAGCTGTAAATACTTCTGCCACATGGACACTGCTAC
It encodes:
- a CDS encoding DUF4494 domain-containing protein, with the protein product MPVWYQATIRYQQPDDKGINKTITEVHLVDAVSYTDAESRIYDSVASNLAEFFLSKLSRMRLSEVFFVEDGAETWYKLKVQYITFDEKTQKEKKVPYNMLINAPDPREAYDLLKERLGKIQDYIITDVNITNILEVIPYEKEGEDPLKGGNFRPLAEVRAEKTEQEG
- a CDS encoding sulfite exporter TauE/SafE family protein, with the protein product MIVAEETVAVQPAKKTNKRTLFIVGGSVLVILGIGAFLYLNSTTWELIKPYTSKLFTKDLLFFALVGFFAQMIDGALGMAYGISSTSFLLGLGVPPALASSSVHVAEVFTAGISGLSHLKMGNVNKQLFKRLVLPGVIGAIAGAYILTSIDGAVIKPYIAVYLLVMGVIVLRKAFRKKTEPRDEKTLAPLALFGGFMDAVGGGGWGPIVASTLLSKGHQPRYAIGSVNLAEFFIALAGAITFVTLIGAGNWQIIVGLVLGGSVAAPFAAYLCQKFSTRTLMIMVGVLIIGLSIRTLIMTFF